One Caenibius sp. WL genomic window, CGACGCCGGGCGCAGGCTTTCTTCCAGATCGTCGAAACTGACACGCACCGGAACGGAAACCCCCTCCCCGCAAATGATACATTCGCGGTTGCGCAGCGCCGGTATCACATCGAGGAACCCGCGCGCGCCTTCGGGCATCGCCGCTTTGACGAATTGCTGGTCGCGGTCATTGTTCAGACGCATGGCGATGATCGTGCCGCATTGCGACAGGACGCCTTCGGCAAGATCGGAGGGGCGCTGCGTGATCAGCCCCAGCGATACGCCGTACTTGCGCCCTTCCTTGGCGATGCGGGACAGGATGCGCCCCACAGAAGACCCATCGGCGTTCCGTTCGTTGGGCACGTACCGGTGCGCTTCTTCGCAGACCAGCAGGATCGGCCGGGTTCGTTCCTCGCGGCTCCAGATCGCAAAATCGAACACTAGCCGGCTGAGCACCGCGACCACGGTCGCGGTCACTTCGGAGGGGACCCCGGAAACATCGATGATCGCGATCGGCTTGCCATCGGCGGGCATACGGAAAATGCGCCCGATGAAATCGGCCATGGTGTCGCTCACCAGCATGCCCGAAAACATGAACTGATAGCGCGGATCGCCCCTGATCTCATCGATCTTGCCCTTGATCCGCTGATAGGGGGCGCTGGACGTCGCCTTGTCGAGCTTGCCCATTTCCAGTTGCAGAATGCCGGTCAGGTCCGACAGCAGATAGGGCACCGGCGTATCGACCGTGATCTTGCCCGGCTGATCCGCCTTGCGATGCTTCGTGCGCGCCTGCAACAGGCATCGGGCGAGGATATCGGCATCTTCCTGCCGGTCATGGCCGGTGGAAGTCAGGAACACTTCGCAATGTTCCTCGAAATTCATCAACCAGTAGGGCAGTTGCAGATTGCCGACATTGAGCAATATCCCGTTGGCGCCGAAAGCGCTGGCATATTCGCCGTGCGGGTCGATCATCAGGATATGGCCGTTGGGGGCGGCGTTGCAAATACGGTGCAGGAGCAGCGCAGCGGCGGTGGATTTACCCGTGCCGGTGGAACCCAGCAGCGCGAAATGCTTGCCCAGCATGGCATCGATCTGCACCCCCGCGCGAATATCGTCGGTCGGGAAGACGGTGCCGATCTGCACCGTGGAACTGTGGTCGCTGGCATAGACCTGCCGCAGATCCTCATGCGTGGCGGGATAGACCAGCGCGCCGGGAATGGGATAGCGCGTCACCCCGCGGCGGAATGTGTGAAGCCGCCCGCTGACGCGATCCTCCGCCCCTTCGCCAAGAAAGTCGATCCCGGCAATGATCCCATCGGGATTGCGCCCGTCGCGCTTCTGGGTGCGCACGTTGGCCACCAGCCAGCCATCGCCCGCCCTGATCTTGATCTGGCTGCCCACCTGCCCGGCAAGGGCAATGGACGGATCGAGATCGGTGGCGCATGCCTGCAACCGATCGCTGTCAAGCGCGATGTGCGAAGACGATCCGGCGATTTCCAGCACCACACCGATGGGCTGCGCCGCGTTCGCGCTGGCCGGGCTGGAAGCGGCAGGTTGCGCCGCCACGGGTTCGCGCGGTGCGATCACCGTTGCACTCTCAGGTTCCGATTGCTGTGCCCATGCCCGCTGGCTGTTGCCGATCTCATCCATCGTTTGCCCGAATGCCCCCTTTTTTCGAGGACACCGCCCTACCGGGCGCTGGTTAAGATCGCGTCAATGCGCGTTTTCCCCGCGTGAGCGCGGGCAACGGATCAGATCAGCGCGAACAGGCGCCCCGCCAGCCAGCCCATGCCGACCGACACCGACACCACCAGCAAGCCATAAAGCAGCGAATTCTGATCGGCGAACACGGCAACGAAACGTTCGAAGCCGATCTTGCGCACTTCCACCCGCGCGGTGGCGGAAGCGATCACCCGCCCCTTGGTGATGGCGAAAGTTTCCGCCGTATAGGTGCCGGTCTGCACGCTGGACGGCAGCGAAATACGCGCCTGATACAGCACCTGTTCGCTGATCGTCACGCCATTCGGATCTTCGCTGTAGAGCCCTTCGCGCCGCCGCAGATCGACCAGACCAGCCGAAAAACGCGCCTGTTCAGCGGGATCGATCGCGCCGATGGGCGACAGTTGCAGCCAGTCCAGCCCCAGTTCGTAAATCGCGGCCGTGCGATCATCGACGATCTGACCGATCGGGCGCGAAGATGCCACGGCGAAGAACGACGGGGCGGAGCGCAAGGCAGTGCTGTCGGCATTGATCCAGATTCCGGCGATTTTCTGCTTTTCGCGCAGGCGCACCGCCTGTGTCGGCCCTTTCAGCACCACCACGATATCGTAATCGCGCCCGGCGCGCGTGC contains:
- a CDS encoding TIGR02186 family protein → MKALFALIALLLLGGARDPILVPEVSQHEIQVRQGFTGTELLLFGAILDPTGTRAGRDYDIVVVLKGPTQAVRLREKQKIAGIWINADSTALRSAPSFFAVASSRPIGQIVDDRTAAIYELGLDWLQLSPIGAIDPAEQARFSAGLVDLRRREGLYSEDPNGVTISEQVLYQARISLPSSVQTGTYTAETFAITKGRVIASATARVEVRKIGFERFVAVFADQNSLLYGLLVVSVSVGMGWLAGRLFALI
- a CDS encoding ATP-binding protein: MDEIGNSQRAWAQQSEPESATVIAPREPVAAQPAASSPASANAAQPIGVVLEIAGSSSHIALDSDRLQACATDLDPSIALAGQVGSQIKIRAGDGWLVANVRTQKRDGRNPDGIIAGIDFLGEGAEDRVSGRLHTFRRGVTRYPIPGALVYPATHEDLRQVYASDHSSTVQIGTVFPTDDIRAGVQIDAMLGKHFALLGSTGTGKSTAAALLLHRICNAAPNGHILMIDPHGEYASAFGANGILLNVGNLQLPYWLMNFEEHCEVFLTSTGHDRQEDADILARCLLQARTKHRKADQPGKITVDTPVPYLLSDLTGILQLEMGKLDKATSSAPYQRIKGKIDEIRGDPRYQFMFSGMLVSDTMADFIGRIFRMPADGKPIAIIDVSGVPSEVTATVVAVLSRLVFDFAIWSREERTRPILLVCEEAHRYVPNERNADGSSVGRILSRIAKEGRKYGVSLGLITQRPSDLAEGVLSQCGTIIAMRLNNDRDQQFVKAAMPEGARGFLDVIPALRNRECIICGEGVSVPVRVSFDDLEESLRPASADPSFVSLWAETGDDDAAAVQRTVARWRAQGR